The Solibacillus sp. FSL R7-0668 genome includes the window ATTTTTTTTCGTGCGATTTTTCCGAGTTTACGTGCGGTTTTACGCCAGATACGTGCGATATTTTAATTTTACGTGCGGTTTTCGAGAAATGCGTGCGATTTTAGCCTATTTACGTGCGAATCCCCAAAAATATCCATTATTATTTCAATTTATAATGATTATTTAATGAATCTGCAAATCATCCCCAACTTATGGTGATGAGCCAGATTTAATGAAACATTCCAAATTTTCTTTCGTTATATAAAGAACGACAAACAAGGAGGATTCCTATGCACAAATTCAACGCCACTCTTTTAAGCCTGGCCATTGCTTCTTTAGGCTGTTTTGTACTGTTTTTATGTGTGACGGTGTTGCCAGCAGTTGCGCGTGAAACAGTTACCGCAAACCCTGAAGTTGCCTACTTGCACTACCCGATATTACTCGGTATGTACGCGACAGCTGTGCCTTTTTTCTACGCGCTTGTTGAAACGGTGCTTATGATTCGTGCGGTTGAGCAGCAATCCATTTTTTCAAGTCGAATTCTTCAAGGATTGAACCACATTAAATATTGCGCATTTGTCATTATTACTTTATACATTTGTGGCTTTTTTGTACTGGATTCTGCCAATGCCTTACCGCCAATTATTGCCGTCATGGGTGTGATCATCATTATCGTTACAACACTTGTTGCAGCAGGTGCGTCGTTTATCAAACAGCAGCTACGTATCGCAACGCCATAACACCAAAAAGCCCGCAAAGTAAGCTTTTACACTTACTTTGTGGGCTATTACCTTATGACGCACTTTCAAATTGACTTTTATAGAGATTCACTTGAAATCCACCGCGGCACCCGCTAAATCACCCTCGATTAATCCAGCGTCTTCCCCTCAAGCACAAGCGCCTTCACCCGTTCAAGCTCCTTATCCGATACATGGCGATACGATGCCAGTTTATTAACCATCGCTGATTCTAAGCGCAGCAAATCCCCATTTTCATAAAATGTGTAGGTAATCGCAAAACCCGATTCTTCATTTGAAAAACGAACCTTCAGTGCCTCGTCATCACGTGAAAATTCATCATATATCGGTCCCACTTTCACCATCACATCCATGAGCAGCGCATCGATTTCTTTGATTTCCTGCAAATCTGTAGTCCAATAAGAATTCATGTCAGGATATTGCGTGATCGACATGCGGTTCATATCGTGCATTTGAAGCAATGTCCCATCCTTTAAATCACGCTTGATCGGAAAAGGTGCCATTTTGTTATAAATCAGCACACTTGCTAGTAGTACTGCCAGTGCTATCAATATCTTTTTATCCTTCATAAT containing:
- a CDS encoding DUF2975 domain-containing protein, with product MHKFNATLLSLAIASLGCFVLFLCVTVLPAVARETVTANPEVAYLHYPILLGMYATAVPFFYALVETVLMIRAVEQQSIFSSRILQGLNHIKYCAFVIITLYICGFFVLDSANALPPIIAVMGVIIIIVTTLVAAGASFIKQQLRIATP